From bacterium, one genomic window encodes:
- a CDS encoding protein-L-isoaspartate(D-aspartate) O-methyltransferase has protein sequence MDAREISRLAERHVMVRDQLEKRGIHNPWVLQAMLDVPRHFFLSETQQTKAYDDGPLPIGGGQTISQPYIVASMIELIEPDPSHRVLEVGVGSGYSIAVLRRIVKEVYGVEKDPRLLEQAQARLKQLNLGEVQMRAGDGSLGWPEAAPFDSILVAAAAPKVPASLVAQLKPGGNLVVPVGGREEQDLIRVHKNAAGHIQEKVLYKVRFVPLVGAEGWSE, from the coding sequence ATGGACGCCAGGGAGATCAGCCGTCTGGCCGAACGCCATGTGATGGTGCGCGACCAACTGGAGAAACGCGGCATCCATAATCCCTGGGTGCTCCAGGCCATGCTGGACGTACCCCGCCATTTCTTCCTCTCCGAAACCCAACAGACCAAGGCCTACGACGACGGGCCCCTTCCCATCGGCGGCGGCCAGACCATCAGTCAACCTTACATCGTCGCCTCCATGATCGAGCTCATCGAACCCGATCCCTCCCACCGGGTGCTGGAGGTGGGGGTGGGGAGCGGCTATTCCATCGCGGTGCTTCGGCGCATCGTGAAAGAGGTCTATGGCGTGGAGAAGGATCCGCGCCTTTTGGAACAGGCGCAGGCCCGGTTGAAGCAGCTCAACCTGGGGGAGGTCCAGATGCGGGCGGGGGACGGCAGTTTGGGATGGCCGGAAGCCGCGCCCTTCGATTCCATCCTGGTGGCGGCCGCCGCGCCCAAGGTCCCCGCTTCGCTCGTCGCCCAATTGAAGCCGGGCGGGAACCTGGTCGTTCCCGTGGGCGGCCGGGAGGAACAGGACCTCATCCGGGTCCACAAGAACGCCGCCGGCCACATCCAGGAGAAGGTCCTTTATAAGGTGCGTTTTGTGCCGCTCGTCGGGGCGGAAGGTTGGAGCGAATAG
- a CDS encoding efflux RND transporter permease subunit — MNLPKLAIERPVFMSCIVILIMVLGYMASQALGVDLFPDVSFPFVSVTTPYKGAAPEEIENLISKPMEEQFSTLEGVKKVYSVNQEGFSVVTVQFTLETDSKDAEQRVRDRLSFVRPRLPKDIDEPVIQRLDPSDQPVMIVALDSTLPAYQAYDLADQVIKPQLSQVDGVGVVDIFGGSKREIRVELDRHRLNAYRISASSVANNIGLNGQNVPVGKYETGGQNTLFRSVGEYNDLERLKHTVVNFLGSDVPITVDKIGRVLDTTEDAQNYSSLNGKASLFLNIHKQSKANTVAVVDGVLKAMGHINAVLKTHPGNPAISLVRDDAKFVRLNLEDVRNTIAIGITLTVLVVFFFLGSVRSTLITITSLPVSLLGAFILMNGMGFTLNLMTLLALSLAVGLLIDDAIVVRENIWRHMEEGEEPKKAALNGTLEVAMAVVATTSVVIAVFLPIAFLKGTVGQFFRQFGMTVCFAMGVSLFEAMVMGPMLSAYWGKAKGGKHVRPAGILHWFDNFQTFLEKQYERLITWSVAEKGKAFLSNRGIVLLAALVIFFVSLFIGVKFVPFTFLPNGDNGEFLVSLKAAPNTALDTMRDKTEKISAIIHKHKEIALTSEVIGDTQGNDNTSTIYAKLTPWQTRKLTTSDMKDLVRKELEPYHDELQPQVADRDLVANQAPFNLVLAGEDYQTLEPLADKLKEQMKSIPGLTDITTNYDGGKAEFQAVLDPVKCRQLGVLGIEAGNELRTQIEGNVPAKFRENGLEYDIRVRDQEDQRNLQKDFYDVWVPNTNHRLIRLSDIAQPVTTEGPSKINRLNRQRYIMISGQLGKGGALQSIRNDAEKMVKAMDLPTGVSYSFIGQSEDMQDLMASMLIAVGLALLFTYMILASLYESPILPVTIMVSIPLAIVGAFVLMALTHQTMNIFSMISMVMLMGLVTKNAILLVDYTVQMERKGIPRNEAIRRAGVIRLRPILMTTLALIVGMLPTALALTEVAKFRQSMGVAVIGGLLSSLFLTLLVVPSVYGYVDDFRLWLRRLFGTDPKTQAKAGKAVKAKA, encoded by the coding sequence ATGAACCTCCCCAAACTCGCCATCGAGCGGCCGGTCTTCATGAGCTGTATCGTCATCCTCATCATGGTCCTGGGTTATATGGCCTCCCAGGCCCTGGGGGTGGACCTGTTCCCCGACGTCAGTTTCCCCTTCGTGTCCGTGACCACGCCCTACAAGGGGGCGGCACCCGAAGAGATCGAGAACCTGATCTCCAAACCCATGGAGGAGCAGTTCTCCACCCTGGAGGGCGTGAAGAAGGTCTATTCGGTCAACCAGGAGGGCTTCTCGGTGGTGACCGTGCAGTTCACCCTGGAAACGGACAGCAAGGACGCCGAACAGCGGGTCCGCGACCGCCTGTCCTTCGTGCGGCCCCGGCTGCCCAAGGACATCGACGAGCCGGTCATCCAGCGCCTGGACCCCTCGGACCAGCCGGTCATGATCGTGGCGCTCGATTCGACCCTTCCGGCCTACCAGGCCTATGACCTGGCGGACCAGGTCATCAAGCCCCAACTGTCCCAGGTGGACGGGGTGGGCGTGGTGGACATCTTCGGGGGTTCCAAGCGGGAGATCCGCGTGGAACTGGACCGGCACCGCCTGAACGCCTACCGCATCAGCGCCAGCTCGGTGGCCAACAACATCGGCCTCAACGGCCAGAACGTGCCCGTGGGCAAATACGAGACCGGCGGCCAGAACACCCTTTTCCGGTCGGTGGGGGAATACAACGACCTGGAGCGCCTCAAGCACACGGTGGTCAACTTCCTGGGGTCGGACGTGCCCATCACGGTCGACAAGATCGGCCGGGTTCTGGATACCACCGAGGACGCCCAGAACTACAGTTCCCTCAACGGGAAGGCCTCCCTTTTTCTCAATATCCACAAGCAATCGAAGGCCAATACGGTGGCGGTGGTGGACGGGGTCCTCAAGGCCATGGGCCACATCAACGCCGTGCTCAAGACCCATCCGGGGAACCCGGCGATCTCCCTGGTGCGGGACGACGCCAAGTTCGTGCGCCTCAACCTGGAGGACGTGCGCAACACCATCGCCATCGGCATCACCCTGACGGTGCTGGTGGTCTTCTTCTTCCTGGGGTCCGTCCGCTCGACCCTCATCACCATCACCTCGCTCCCGGTGTCGCTCCTGGGCGCCTTCATCCTGATGAACGGCATGGGCTTCACCCTGAACCTCATGACCCTCCTGGCCCTGTCGCTGGCGGTGGGGCTCCTGATCGACGACGCCATCGTGGTGCGGGAGAACATCTGGCGCCATATGGAGGAGGGGGAGGAGCCCAAGAAGGCGGCCTTGAACGGGACCCTGGAAGTGGCCATGGCGGTGGTGGCCACCACCTCGGTCGTCATCGCGGTCTTCCTGCCCATCGCGTTCCTCAAGGGCACGGTCGGACAGTTCTTCCGCCAGTTCGGCATGACGGTCTGTTTCGCCATGGGGGTCTCGCTCTTCGAGGCCATGGTCATGGGACCCATGTTGTCGGCCTATTGGGGCAAGGCGAAGGGGGGAAAGCACGTGCGGCCCGCCGGCATCCTCCATTGGTTCGACAATTTCCAGACCTTCCTGGAGAAGCAATATGAAAGGCTCATCACCTGGTCGGTCGCCGAGAAGGGAAAGGCCTTCCTCAGCAACCGGGGGATCGTCCTATTGGCGGCCTTGGTCATCTTCTTCGTGAGCCTTTTCATCGGGGTCAAGTTCGTGCCCTTCACCTTCCTGCCCAACGGGGACAACGGGGAATTCCTGGTCAGCCTCAAAGCGGCCCCCAACACCGCCCTGGACACCATGCGGGACAAGACCGAGAAGATCAGCGCCATCATCCACAAACACAAGGAGATCGCCCTGACCAGCGAGGTCATCGGCGATACCCAGGGGAACGATAATACCAGCACCATCTACGCCAAGTTGACCCCCTGGCAGACCCGCAAGCTCACCACTTCGGACATGAAGGACCTGGTCCGTAAGGAATTGGAACCCTATCACGACGAGCTCCAGCCCCAGGTGGCGGACCGCGACCTGGTGGCCAACCAGGCGCCCTTCAACCTGGTCCTGGCGGGGGAGGACTACCAGACGCTGGAACCCCTGGCCGACAAGCTCAAGGAACAGATGAAGTCGATCCCGGGCCTGACCGACATCACCACCAACTACGACGGCGGCAAGGCCGAGTTCCAAGCGGTGCTGGACCCGGTCAAGTGCCGGCAATTGGGCGTGCTGGGCATCGAGGCGGGCAATGAGCTTCGCACCCAGATCGAGGGCAACGTGCCCGCCAAGTTCCGGGAGAACGGCCTGGAATACGACATCCGGGTCCGCGATCAGGAGGACCAGCGCAACCTCCAGAAGGATTTCTACGACGTCTGGGTGCCCAACACCAACCACCGGCTGATCCGCCTGTCGGACATCGCGCAACCGGTCACGACCGAGGGGCCCAGCAAGATCAACCGGCTCAACCGCCAGCGCTACATCATGATCTCGGGCCAGCTGGGCAAGGGCGGCGCCCTCCAGTCCATCCGCAACGACGCCGAGAAGATGGTCAAGGCCATGGACCTGCCCACGGGGGTCAGCTATAGCTTCATCGGCCAGTCCGAGGACATGCAGGACCTGATGGCCAGCATGCTCATCGCGGTGGGCCTGGCCCTCCTCTTCACCTACATGATCCTGGCGAGCCTCTACGAGTCGCCCATCCTGCCCGTGACCATCATGGTCTCGATCCCGCTGGCCATCGTGGGGGCCTTCGTCCTCATGGCGCTCACCCACCAGACCATGAACATCTTCAGCATGATCTCCATGGTCATGCTCATGGGGCTCGTCACCAAGAACGCCATCCTGTTGGTGGACTACACGGTGCAGATGGAACGCAAGGGCATCCCCCGCAACGAAGCCATCCGGCGGGCGGGGGTCATCCGGCTGCGTCCCATCCTCATGACCACCCTGGCCCTCATCGTGGGGATGCTGCCCACAGCCCTGGCCCTGACCGAGGTGGCCAAGTTCCGCCAGTCCATGGGCGTGGCGGTCATCGGCGGGCTCTTGAGCTCGCTCTTCCTCACGTTGCTGGTGGTGCCCTCGGTCTACGGTTATGTGGACGATTTCCGGCTCTGGCTACGGCGCCTTTTCGGGACGGACCCGAAAACACAGGCCAAAGCGGGGAAAGCCGTGAAGGCAAAGGCCTGA
- a CDS encoding TolC family protein — protein sequence MSRFHAVAVLFILAQAAFAQDKLVLDDYLGQVKAKGPAYRAAQASVEGYEKQSHQQDLLYSPQLGLSYGHQSNYQLQPNNPFYPTSTLGDSFIASLSDKLPFGPSISLGYAVTNVNLEFPSSALAFLGSLPNYYPEYFQAAPVASLSMPLVKDFLGTQTHAGAKKVQYQLESASQGAVFQREQVLFNAKVAYWRLALARETLAIRQNTLERSQKIWEWTKRRVARNLADPPDALQAEASVRVAELDLETAQEDERSARLEFNRYRNVPEDQVPEKLGSLEDSLAGMKVEVPEDPAARMDLRATESTALQQKAVFDEAYQNILPDITLLASYQGNGLGSQWGPANDMAFGTDHPVWTLGAQFNLSLDVFTAQRTADGYELNYKSAQLALEDKKAEVGQQWQDLRHHLTDVDKRLEMAAQIESIQKDKADQEKTRLELGRTTQFQLLSFENDYSLARLNRLSLVLEKLSYLAQAQWWLTTEPDASGKD from the coding sequence ATGTCTCGGTTCCATGCCGTGGCGGTCCTTTTCATCCTGGCCCAGGCGGCCTTCGCGCAGGATAAGTTGGTCTTGGACGATTACCTGGGGCAGGTCAAGGCCAAGGGCCCGGCCTACCGCGCCGCCCAGGCTTCGGTGGAAGGCTATGAGAAACAGTCCCACCAGCAGGACCTCCTCTACTCCCCCCAACTGGGATTGAGCTACGGTCACCAGAGCAATTACCAGCTCCAGCCGAACAACCCCTTCTATCCCACCAGCACCCTGGGCGACAGTTTCATCGCGTCCCTGTCCGATAAGCTTCCCTTCGGGCCTTCCATCTCCCTGGGCTACGCGGTGACCAACGTGAACCTGGAATTCCCGTCCTCCGCCCTGGCCTTCCTGGGAAGCCTGCCCAACTACTACCCCGAATATTTCCAGGCCGCGCCGGTGGCGTCCCTCTCCATGCCCTTGGTGAAGGATTTCCTGGGCACGCAGACCCACGCGGGAGCGAAGAAGGTCCAATACCAATTGGAGTCGGCTTCCCAAGGCGCGGTCTTCCAAAGGGAGCAGGTCCTCTTCAACGCCAAGGTGGCCTATTGGCGTTTGGCGCTGGCCCGGGAGACCCTGGCCATCCGCCAGAACACGCTGGAGCGCAGCCAGAAGATCTGGGAGTGGACCAAGCGCCGGGTCGCCCGCAACCTGGCCGATCCGCCGGACGCGCTCCAGGCCGAAGCCTCGGTGCGTGTGGCGGAACTGGACCTGGAGACGGCCCAGGAGGACGAAAGGTCCGCCCGGCTGGAGTTCAACCGTTACCGGAACGTCCCCGAGGACCAGGTGCCGGAAAAACTCGGATCGCTCGAGGATTCTCTGGCCGGTATGAAGGTGGAGGTCCCGGAGGATCCGGCGGCCCGGATGGACCTGCGCGCCACCGAATCGACCGCCCTGCAGCAGAAGGCGGTCTTCGACGAGGCCTACCAGAACATCCTGCCGGACATCACGCTCCTGGCCTCCTACCAGGGCAACGGCCTGGGGTCCCAATGGGGCCCGGCCAACGACATGGCCTTCGGCACCGATCACCCGGTCTGGACCCTGGGCGCCCAGTTCAACCTTTCCCTGGACGTCTTCACGGCCCAAAGGACCGCCGACGGTTATGAACTGAACTACAAGAGCGCCCAATTGGCCCTGGAGGACAAGAAGGCCGAGGTTGGCCAGCAATGGCAGGACCTCCGGCACCACCTCACGGACGTGGACAAGCGGCTCGAGATGGCCGCCCAGATCGAGTCCATCCAGAAGGACAAGGCCGACCAGGAGAAGACCCGCCTGGAACTGGGCCGCACCACCCAATTCCAGCTCCTATCCTTCGAGAACGATTATTCGCTGGCCCGCTTGAACCGCCTTTCCCTGGTCCTGGAAAAGCTGTCCTACCTAGCCCAGGCCCAGTGGTGGTTGACGACCGAACCCGATGCCTCCGGAAAGGACTGA
- a CDS encoding helix-turn-helix domain-containing protein — protein sequence MVNKINEEKHQTQRMCLLAKARQLFASQGVKETSMSQMANACQVTKATLYHYFRSKEEILKEILACRNAEIVDMSRGPMPANLEECFYQIGKSHLEHMDKPENLELMKILLSETMKNPEMKKYYMDFVVENITRGAREVLAPFVKGRKDERELKLLFFQFMAGLIHYNWNSKMVGSLSELLGDDETFVRRLSKTYAAAVLNG from the coding sequence ATGGTCAACAAGATCAACGAAGAAAAGCATCAGACCCAACGCATGTGCCTGCTCGCCAAGGCCCGCCAGCTCTTCGCCTCCCAAGGGGTGAAGGAAACCAGCATGTCCCAGATGGCGAACGCCTGCCAGGTGACCAAGGCCACCCTTTACCACTACTTCCGAAGCAAGGAGGAGATCCTCAAGGAGATCCTCGCCTGCCGCAACGCCGAGATCGTGGACATGAGCCGGGGGCCGATGCCCGCCAATCTCGAGGAGTGTTTCTACCAGATCGGCAAAAGCCATCTGGAGCACATGGACAAGCCCGAGAACCTGGAACTGATGAAGATCCTGCTCTCGGAGACCATGAAGAACCCGGAGATGAAGAAGTATTACATGGATTTCGTGGTGGAGAACATCACCCGGGGCGCCCGGGAGGTGCTGGCCCCCTTCGTGAAGGGCCGTAAGGACGAGCGGGAGTTGAAACTGCTCTTCTTCCAGTTCATGGCCGGTCTCATCCACTACAACTGGAACAGCAAGATGGTGGGGAGCCTGTCGGAGCTTTTGGGGGATGACGAAACCTTCGTGCGGCGGCTGTCCAAGACCTACGCCGCCGCGGTGTTGAACGGATGA
- a CDS encoding FecR family protein: MERLKLGMLVILLTALPDPGRSSLEPSLEDILTAYFITDIQGSGQVQFRSEGSAGWERGRLGTRLEEGDRILVGEGTQAVLSLKKGILVHLDGNSEMTIETLREEAGNGFRTRLKLWTGDLLGDVGEPMEKTGSSFEVGTEGVVCGAQGTVFEIASHGGTVETAVRAGRVHVQGGDFSRDCGPGQTCRAAHGRFQGLQRSLPQCARRFAAWERLGPPLRGLEPGQAPRVGAFLPLSGLGPTAPPR, encoded by the coding sequence TTGGAACGACTGAAGCTGGGAATGCTGGTGATCCTCCTAACGGCCCTGCCCGACCCGGGCCGTTCCAGCCTGGAGCCCTCGCTCGAGGACATCCTGACGGCTTATTTCATCACCGACATCCAAGGGTCGGGCCAGGTCCAGTTCCGTTCCGAGGGGTCCGCCGGTTGGGAACGCGGGCGCTTGGGCACGCGCCTGGAGGAAGGCGACCGCATCCTGGTCGGGGAGGGGACGCAGGCCGTGCTCTCGCTCAAGAAAGGCATCCTGGTACACCTGGATGGGAACAGTGAAATGACCATTGAGACCCTGCGGGAGGAGGCGGGGAACGGATTCCGGACCCGGTTGAAACTCTGGACGGGCGATCTTTTGGGTGACGTGGGGGAACCAATGGAGAAGACCGGGTCCTCTTTCGAGGTGGGTACGGAAGGCGTGGTCTGCGGTGCGCAAGGGACGGTCTTCGAGATCGCCTCCCATGGGGGCACGGTGGAGACCGCCGTGCGGGCGGGCCGGGTCCATGTCCAGGGTGGGGACTTCTCGAGGGATTGCGGGCCCGGGCAGACCTGCCGGGCGGCCCATGGGCGGTTCCAGGGACTTCAAAGGTCCCTTCCCCAATGCGCCCGGCGTTTCGCGGCTTGGGAAAGGTTGGGCCCGCCCCTGCGGGGGTTGGAGCCGGGTCAGGCCCCAAGGGTGGGGGCTTTCCTTCCGCTTTCGGGGCTGGGCCCAACCGCCCCGCCCCGCTGA
- a CDS encoding TRAP transporter TatT component family protein: MGTKRHWFLGLLLLALMTPLFSGCFIKSMMVDSFADSLAAPGDTFSSDNDPELIRQAVPFSLKLMESILSATPRHVPLLTALSKSFTEYAYAFVHSDGEYIADKDYPRSQELKERAKKLYIRARDYGLRGFDVRYEHFSDLLLKDPKAAVALAKKEDIDLLYWTGVSWLAAISLSKDDPELVSDVPQGEALIYRAYELEPDYDDGSLHEFLITYEGSRPALMGGSLKKAKEHFEAALKLNGGLSASTYVNYAAAVDEKEQDREEFIEMCNKALAIDVDKKPSWRLVNLITQKRAKWLLSHVDTLFVK, from the coding sequence ATGGGAACAAAAAGACATTGGTTCCTGGGCCTGCTCCTGTTGGCCCTGATGACTCCCCTTTTCAGCGGCTGTTTCATCAAGTCCATGATGGTGGATTCCTTCGCCGACAGCCTGGCGGCCCCCGGCGACACCTTTTCCTCCGATAACGACCCCGAGCTCATCCGCCAGGCGGTCCCCTTCAGCTTGAAACTGATGGAGAGCATCCTCTCCGCCACCCCCCGCCATGTGCCGCTCCTCACCGCCCTTTCCAAGAGCTTCACCGAATACGCCTACGCCTTCGTGCACTCCGACGGGGAATACATCGCCGACAAGGACTATCCCAGGTCCCAGGAGCTGAAGGAACGGGCCAAGAAGCTCTATATCCGCGCCCGGGACTACGGCCTGCGGGGCTTCGACGTGCGCTACGAGCATTTCAGCGACCTGCTCCTCAAGGACCCCAAGGCCGCGGTCGCCCTGGCGAAAAAGGAGGACATCGACCTGCTCTATTGGACCGGTGTCTCCTGGCTGGCCGCCATCTCCCTTTCCAAGGACGACCCCGAACTGGTCTCCGACGTGCCCCAGGGCGAGGCCCTGATCTACCGGGCCTACGAGCTGGAGCCCGATTACGACGACGGCTCCCTGCATGAGTTCCTCATCACCTACGAGGGAAGCCGCCCGGCCCTGATGGGCGGTTCGCTCAAGAAGGCCAAGGAACATTTCGAGGCCGCGCTGAAGCTCAACGGGGGCCTGAGCGCCTCTACCTACGTGAACTACGCCGCGGCCGTCGATGAGAAGGAGCAGGACCGCGAGGAGTTCATCGAGATGTGCAACAAGGCCCTCGCCATCGACGTCGACAAGAAACCCAGCTGGCGCCTGGTCAACCTGATCACGCAAAAAAGGGCCAAATGGCTCCTTTCCCATGTCGATACTTTGTTCGTGAAGTAA
- the dctP gene encoding TRAP transporter substrate-binding protein DctP: MRLSLKNILLSALLLAAPALQAQDLTLKLGTLAPEGSVWDKIMREMGEQWKAAGVNLTMYPGGVLGDEPDMVSKMRIGQIQVGVFTVVGLGQIDKGVQVLSVPMMYRDYAESDYVRSKMQPILEDRLLKKGFKVLNWGDAGWVMFFGKKPILTPDDLKKAKFFVWGDDADTMSIWKSAGYSPIPLAATDILPNLQTGLINSFDTTPISALSFQWFALAPHMTDMKWAPLVGATVITTKAWAKVPASAQPALLKAAQTAGVAFRDQIRSGEAKAIEVMKKKGLIIHEITPDQYAQWEALNASISKEIGGKVIPQDILDQATAFRDEYRAKHKAAAP, from the coding sequence GTGCGCCTTTCCCTCAAGAACATCCTGCTGTCGGCCCTGCTCTTGGCGGCCCCCGCGCTCCAAGCCCAGGACCTGACCCTGAAGCTGGGGACCCTGGCCCCCGAGGGCTCGGTGTGGGACAAGATCATGCGGGAAATGGGCGAACAGTGGAAGGCCGCGGGGGTGAACCTCACCATGTATCCCGGCGGCGTGCTGGGCGACGAGCCCGACATGGTCAGCAAGATGCGCATCGGCCAGATCCAGGTGGGTGTCTTCACCGTGGTGGGGCTGGGCCAGATCGACAAGGGCGTGCAGGTGCTCTCCGTCCCCATGATGTATCGCGACTACGCCGAGAGCGATTACGTGCGCTCCAAGATGCAGCCCATCCTGGAGGACCGCCTCCTGAAGAAGGGCTTCAAGGTCCTCAACTGGGGCGACGCCGGCTGGGTCATGTTCTTCGGCAAGAAGCCCATCCTCACCCCCGACGACCTCAAGAAGGCCAAGTTCTTCGTGTGGGGCGATGACGCCGACACCATGAGCATCTGGAAGTCCGCCGGCTACTCCCCCATCCCCCTGGCCGCCACCGACATCCTGCCCAACCTCCAGACCGGCCTCATCAATTCCTTCGACACGACCCCCATCTCGGCCCTTTCCTTCCAATGGTTCGCCCTGGCCCCCCACATGACCGACATGAAATGGGCCCCGCTGGTCGGCGCCACCGTCATCACCACCAAGGCCTGGGCCAAGGTCCCCGCCTCCGCCCAGCCCGCGCTCCTCAAGGCCGCCCAGACGGCCGGGGTCGCCTTCCGCGACCAGATCCGTTCCGGGGAAGCCAAGGCCATCGAGGTCATGAAAAAGAAGGGCCTGATCATCCATGAGATCACCCCCGACCAATACGCCCAATGGGAGGCCCTGAACGCCAGCATCTCCAAGGAGATCGGCGGCAAGGTCATCCCCCAGGACATCCTGGACCAGGCCACGGCCTTCCGCGACGAGTACCGCGCCAAACATAAGGCGGCCGCTCCCTAA
- a CDS encoding TRAP transporter large permease subunit, protein MPSRKRPSRGPSKKKWSPARARKVPVPSAPAPSPESPVDIHSGLVMDGHPGEAPSKPAPWHGPENLFLTFFFGVMMALPLLDILARKLHAIFDWFPPLLVPGSLNLVQHSVLAIMMFGGAIAAREGKLLQLATTASMIPDRFKAAAHIVTAGLGAAITLYLVKASWSFAMIERDVDSIIAIGLPKWVVLLSIPVGFSMILLRMIWRSSEKWNERLITLFIAGWLAYLAPMIHNPSQTFIYICFGILMVAVVFGMPVFLVLGGAALIFLWNSDTPIDSIPVETYRMVVSPTIPTIPLFTLTGYFLAEGGASQRLLRVFEAFFGSLRGGPAIVTACVCAFFTAFTGGSGVTILALGGLLMPILLAEKYKERDALGLLTSAGSLGMLFPPSLPVILYGVVSATSIKDLFLGGFIPGMILLLLTALWGIWKASKETLGKYSIWRTLKLWTCVGSLGVFLAVLAFYGWKYFAQFAWMVLGALDGAKAATATVGPITFVHLSSLGFVLVLCSYLFPIIQRTVLAPWSRGWDVEKKVNEALASFWEAKWELALPLVVFFFLFIIKVTLVESAALTALYAFLVEVFLYRKLRMVDVPKVITECGILVGGVLLILGVSLGFTNDMVDAQVPARLAAWVHDTVHSQWVFLLMVNLMLIVVGSLLEIFAAIVVVVPLLMPMSDAFGVDRVHMGIIFLANMELGFIAPPLGINLFLSSYRFKKPMTEVYWAVLPMYLILHAMVFAITYIPILTTWLPKFFAD, encoded by the coding sequence ATGCCTTCCCGTAAGCGGCCCTCCCGGGGCCCCTCGAAGAAAAAATGGTCCCCGGCCCGGGCCCGGAAGGTCCCGGTCCCGTCGGCCCCCGCACCATCACCCGAGTCCCCGGTCGATATCCATTCGGGCCTCGTCATGGACGGACATCCCGGCGAAGCGCCCTCCAAACCCGCCCCCTGGCACGGTCCTGAGAACCTCTTCCTGACCTTCTTCTTCGGGGTCATGATGGCCCTGCCGTTGTTGGACATCCTGGCCCGCAAGCTCCACGCCATCTTCGACTGGTTCCCGCCCCTCCTGGTGCCCGGCTCCCTCAACCTGGTCCAGCACTCGGTGCTGGCCATCATGATGTTCGGAGGTGCCATCGCCGCCCGCGAGGGCAAGCTGTTGCAGCTCGCCACCACCGCCAGCATGATCCCCGACCGTTTCAAGGCCGCCGCCCATATCGTGACCGCGGGTCTGGGCGCCGCCATCACCCTTTACCTGGTCAAGGCCAGTTGGTCCTTCGCCATGATCGAACGGGACGTGGATTCCATCATCGCCATCGGCCTGCCCAAATGGGTGGTCCTGCTCAGCATCCCCGTGGGCTTCTCCATGATCCTGCTCAGGATGATCTGGCGTTCCTCGGAAAAATGGAACGAACGCCTGATCACCCTCTTCATCGCCGGCTGGCTGGCCTACCTGGCCCCCATGATCCACAACCCCTCCCAGACCTTCATCTATATCTGCTTCGGCATCCTGATGGTGGCGGTGGTCTTCGGCATGCCCGTCTTCCTGGTGCTGGGCGGCGCGGCCCTGATCTTCCTGTGGAACTCGGACACCCCCATCGATTCCATCCCCGTGGAGACCTACCGCATGGTGGTCTCGCCCACCATCCCCACCATTCCCCTCTTCACCCTGACCGGTTATTTCCTGGCCGAGGGCGGCGCCTCCCAACGCCTGCTCAGGGTCTTCGAGGCCTTCTTCGGATCCTTGCGGGGCGGGCCCGCCATCGTGACGGCCTGCGTCTGTGCCTTCTTCACCGCCTTCACCGGCGGTTCGGGCGTGACCATCCTGGCCCTGGGCGGTCTGCTCATGCCCATCCTCCTGGCCGAGAAATACAAGGAGCGGGACGCCCTGGGGCTCCTCACCTCCGCCGGGTCCCTGGGCATGCTCTTTCCCCCCAGCCTTCCCGTGATCCTCTACGGCGTGGTCTCCGCCACCTCCATCAAGGACCTTTTCCTCGGCGGATTCATCCCCGGCATGATCCTTCTCCTCCTCACCGCCCTCTGGGGCATCTGGAAGGCGTCCAAGGAGACCCTGGGGAAATATTCCATTTGGCGTACCCTGAAACTTTGGACCTGCGTCGGCTCCTTAGGCGTCTTCTTGGCCGTCCTGGCCTTTTACGGATGGAAATATTTCGCCCAGTTCGCCTGGATGGTCCTGGGCGCGCTGGACGGCGCCAAGGCGGCGACCGCGACCGTGGGCCCCATCACCTTCGTGCACCTCTCCTCGCTGGGCTTCGTGCTGGTGCTTTGCAGCTATCTCTTCCCGATCATCCAAAGGACCGTCCTGGCGCCCTGGAGCCGCGGCTGGGACGTGGAAAAGAAGGTCAACGAGGCCCTCGCCTCCTTCTGGGAAGCCAAGTGGGAACTGGCCCTGCCCCTGGTGGTCTTCTTCTTCCTCTTCATCATCAAGGTGACCCTGGTCGAATCCGCCGCCCTGACCGCCCTTTACGCCTTCCTGGTGGAGGTCTTCCTGTACCGGAAGCTGAGGATGGTGGATGTCCCCAAGGTCATCACCGAATGCGGCATCCTGGTGGGGGGCGTGCTGCTCATCCTGGGCGTCTCGCTGGGTTTCACCAACGACATGGTGGACGCCCAGGTGCCCGCCCGGCTCGCCGCCTGGGTGCACGACACCGTGCATTCCCAATGGGTCTTCCTCTTGATGGTGAACCTCATGCTCATCGTGGTGGGGAGCCTGCTGGAGATCTTCGCCGCCATCGTGGTGGTGGTGCCGCTCCTCATGCCCATGTCCGACGCCTTCGGGGTGGACCGGGTGCACATGGGCATCATCTTCCTGGCCAACATGGAACTGGGCTTCATCGCGCCCCCCTTGGGGATCAACCTCTTCCTGTCCAGCTACCGCTTCAAGAAACCCATGACCGAGGTCTATTGGGCGGTGCTGCCCATGTACCTGATCCTGCACGCCATGGTCTTCGCCATCACCTATATCCCCATCCTCACGACCTGGCTGCCCAAGTTCTTCGCGGACTGA